tatatgtatatgtatatgtatatgtatatgtatatgtatatgtatatatatgtatatgtatatgtatatgtatatgtatatgtgtatatgtatatgtatatgtatatgtatatgtatatgtatatgtatatgtatatgtatatgtatatgtatatgtatatgtatatgtatatgtatatgtatatgtatatgtatatgtatatgtatatgtatatgtatatgtatatgtatgtatatgtatatgtatatgtatatatgtatatgtatatgtatatgtatatgtatatgtatatgtatatgtatatgtatatgtatatgtatatgtatatgtatatgtatatgtatatgtatatgtatatgtatatgtatatgtatatgtatatgtatatgtatatgtatatgtatatgtatatgtatatgtatatgtatatgtatatgtatatgtatatgtatatgtatatgtatatgtatatgtatatgtatatatgtatatgtatatgtatatgatatatgtatatgtatatgtatatgtatatgtatatgtatatgtatatgtatatgtatatgtatatgtatatgtatatgtatatgtatatgtatatgtatatgtatatgtatatgtatatgtatatgtatatgtatgtatatgtatatgtatatgtatatgtatgtatatgtatatgtatatgtatatgtatatgtatatgtatatgtatgtatatgtatatgtatgtatatgtatatgtatatgtatatgtatatgtatatgtatatgtatatgtatatgtatatgtatatatgtatatgtatatgtatgtatatgtatatgtatatgtatatgtatatgtatatgtatatgtatatgtatatgtatatgtatatgtatatgtatatgtatatgtatatgtatatgtatatgtatatgtatatgtatatgtatatgtatatgtatatgtatatgtatatgtatatgtatatgtatatgtatatatgtatatgtatatatgtatatgtatatgtatatgtatatgtatatgtatatgtatatgtatatgtatatgtatatgtatatgtatatgtatatgtattatatgtatatgatatgtatatgtatatgtatatgtgtgtatatgtatatgtatatgtatatgtatatgtatatgtatatgtatatgtatatatatgtatatgtatatgtaaggAAGACAATGCTTTTGTGGCAACGTCGACTGCAAAATGCCATTAAGTAATTTACAGTTAAGAATTTAGCGGCCGccaaaacttttatttaattttggtgcttttttatttttttagttgcCAGGCAGTTGCAATTTAGATTGTCTAATTGATTGCCATCAAATAAGTcgttaacaataaaaatacggcttgtatttgtatttattgcaacaaatatacatatgtatttatgttacTAATAATATCACATGGGAATGACGTCAACTTAGAGAGCAGTGCCTCGATTTGTGTGCTTTGAGACTAAGTCAGACTTCATGTCACGATTCCCCCTTAACagacaaccacaacaacaataaccaaagaaaacaacaataaaatgaaatgccacTCAACACCTGCGGAAATATTCGCCAAGTGACTGCTAACGCGTTGCCTTTTCAACTGTGTTTGTACGTAACATATGTGtataacatatagtatgtGCTTGTATATGAGCTCATGCTCAGTCTAGTATTGGGTTGTGTGCTTCGCGCACTCTCTCACTTATTCAGTCCGTCAGTCACTCGTTTGTTCATTCATTGATTCAAGCACTCAAATGTGCAAACATTCAGCGGTACAATTGAAAAGGTGAAATGGTTGTTAGAGCTGCCGCagtaaatcaattgaaatgtcaTCCAGTCGGGAAAGCAACAAGGAATAATCCTGGCCATACGCTAGACCGAATAATAAGTCAACCTATCAGACTGCAATATTTGTTACTTTTAACTTAcatatcaaaacaaaaaaataccttTTTAGATAAGAGACGTATGAACACCCTTTTAAAAGATTTATCTGTTTTATGTTAGATATATCAAGCATGTGttagatttaaattaagttgaaTTATGTGTGTAGATGGACGTATATTCAACATAGTAGGGAATCGTATGCTTCAACGATATTAACTGTAATATTAAAGAGCGGTTTGAAAGTATTTTGCAGCAAAATTGATCCTGATCagtacatttttaaaacacaacaaattttgtatttattgttatattatgCAGTAGTAGCTATGtataattacattattttttccATACTAATATTACAAAATCCACAAATGTCCTAATACGCTCTTTCCACATACTCTCAGTTGTCTGatgatattcaatataatGGAAAGCCAAATGTGGAAATCTAGTAAACCACCTGTCCAACGATTATGTCAGTTATCATATTGGTTTTTGGATTTTCATTCACGTCCCTTTAGGTAGAAGCAACAAAATTGGTACTGTCAAGAGTGttgcttatttatttcaaatcaCTTTGAGGCATTTGGCATTGTTATAACAATGCTATATGTGTTAGATTGTGGGAGTTGTTACTAAAGAGCAATGAGGAGCAGCGTAAGATACGTTGAGTGACAACGACAtagttttagaattttaatttgatcgTTGTTTATATCAATTGCAAGATTATTTTATAGAGTTCAGGCGAATAACATTTCTCAGTCAAGCGAACATTTTAGTGTTTTAAAAGAATATGAAATCAGTCAcaataatgattattaaagCAAGGATGTTAACTAtgacttttaaattattaaatggtataataaagaataaatacgCAAAGTATTATTCTAATATATCAATCATAACATTTTGTATATCCATAACATAAagttctacaatttttatctgatcgcatcgaattttcaaaagaaataagtactgaaacttaaaaataaaaaataacaagtgctgCCGTAAAAAAATATGTCTCTATCTCTTAGAGGGTGTCAGACGgacgaacagacggacatggttaTAACGTCTCGGCTGTTGGACCCAAATACACTTTATGGGAGATTCCTCCTTGTCTGTTATACACTTGGAAAATTTGGAAACTATAAAAATTGGTTGAAGATATTTgagtgaaatatttaatttaagctgAGCTTGGGAATCATTGGGTAATCAACCCAAAGGATTGCATTCCCTATTTTCTTGTTCGAAAACCAGAATTTTATTCAGATTGATGTCTACGATTTTTTTCAACTTAGGATATGTATTCCTGAGACTTTCTTACTCTGCAACAATGTGGGCTGAAGTTTCTATCCCAGTGTCGACAGGTTTCGTTGCTAGCTTTATACCTAGTTGACTCACGGGATTAATTATaatcattcatttattaataataattaattaatcgattgatcaaatatttttcttacatttgtgtacaaattattaatgcaattgaagtttttgaaaaaagaaagcaatatatatgttcttgatcagcgtcaacagccgagtctATATAGCAACGCCTCTCTGGCTGTtcgtctgtctctctgtctacTTTTGGAATACACAataatatacgagtatatgtatattcttagGATAAAATTCGTAGAAGTTATTCAAAACAATTGTATAAACCAGATGCAGAAAACATGCatgtgttatattttgtacttcatAGTGCATTTTGTGTGTCTTTATACCagatataacatattttaatattgtttattttaatattgtgacagtatatttggtatatttaaaccATTATATCGTTTTCACTCTGTTTTGCTTCTATCCCTATGTATTTTCTATCAAAGAAAAACAGCGAAACGATATTATGGTAGGGGAGTCTTGAGAGTAGACAATACTTATTTCGATGTAGTTTCTTATCCCAAAAGCAAGCAGTTTTCATACTTACTTTTTTAAGACATTAAATGGGAATGTTTTAGAATGCGCTGTTTCCTAGCAGCCCCTAGAATTTACCATTTGGGATGGCCGTTGTTCAATCAGTTCAATCAGTCAAATTTAAGAGTATAGTTGCAGTGGTTTTTTCCTACAACTAATATTCCAAAATTATAGGGATCCGGAAAAAGGTAATCTTTGTATGTAGTAATAATAGTAGTAGTGTAATAATTAGTGCAGCTAATATCGTTCAAAAAAGTGAGAAACTCTACTTAGGGTAACTATGAATCTGAAATGCCCATTAAATCTATTTGTATCTATAACACTACTTAGAATTGTTTGAATGCTACAGACCCTAGATATGCACTCACGAATCATTCATTCAACGGTTCATTTGAAAACCCTTGTTATTACCTTAGCGCAAAAACGAACAGTGTAAATTTGCAGCTTTGCAGTGCCTTCACTTTTAgccacagcaaaaacaaacttgatttgcaaCCTTGGCAGTTATAAAACGccactttaaaattacttcCTGTCAGAGACGGAAATACTAtagttgcagctgttgcatcGTGAAAATGACGGCCAAGCTGCGTATGCGCGATATTCAGCCAGTATGTTCACTGCAGTTCATTATGCACGGTTATATTATTCGCACTTGCAATTCATTGTCAATGGCGCGATTGAGCTAAAGTTACATAATATTACTAAGGCAaccagctgcaactgcaagtgTTACTCCAAGCCAAGTAGAGTGAGCGGCTGAAAAGTGCAGCATCGACATTAACgactacagcaacaacgacaactctAATCAATACCATAGTGCGTAACGTTGTTGCTCACTCGATAATATTTTCCGGTTTTCTAGGCAACCTCTTTTGGCCAGTTTCAAAAATTGACGATAGTTAGTCGACCAGGATTCAAAGCGATTCAAATTCGCGAGTTtggaatatacatatgcaaatttatatcTACACATTTATATGGGAAAGAGTTCTAACCGCTGTGAAGTATTGATACATTTCCTATgtgtgaatatttattttagttctTCGAACCTTTCAAATAACTTACAGTGCTCCCCTCGCACATATGGTTTGATCGCTTGTCGTAGTATTTTTAGTAGGTATTTCTGTAAAATTAGCATAATTCAAACACTGGGTGCGCCGCACAAGCAATGAAACAACTTGCTCAAAAGATTCCACATTTGCGactctcttcttctctctttctttataTTGATTCGAATTCGAAATTAGTAAAAATCTTTGCGCTTTGCGATGATTCATCAACTGACTAATGAATCTCTGCTAGTTCATAGGAAATTTTAGTCACCATTCGTTATGATACTGTTTCGCCTTTGATGTTTGCCTAATTTTCAACTTGCCTTTCAAAAATCACTTATTTCATCGCCCACCCTACGCGCTATACAAGCGATGTTCTCTGCACGATGTTTACTTTTAATTCTAAAAGCATTTGTTTATGGACACCATTAATCATTTGctgttaattttttgtttgtattcaGATTATTTGTAACACTTTATTCGATTATGTTTGTAGTATTATTGAAAACTGTGCGGCatactcacaaaaaaaaacagaaaacaagtAGAGgaagagtgtgctcgactgtgagatacccgcagTTTCAAAAAACAGTGttataaaaaagataaaaaagaCAAAGCATATGGAAAgcagtattttatatatcgaTGTCGTActaaattcgaaatataccatagaaaacaaaatatttcagattGTTGGCCAAAGAAACTAAGACCTGCTCATTATGCTTAATAACTtctataacatttttaatcatatatattgttattattactcTATTGGTAAATCACAACTCTAGccttaaaattacgcttggtattctattttttcgattttcgaaAGCAGatgtgggcgtggtaaaaattttaaacaaacttgatctgcgtgctaacataagaaattatagctttattcttatagtctccgagatccagtgtttcatacggacaaacatatacatatatttcctgcagactcaaaatgaaaatactttatgggtagcgggtataaaaatgatatctCTATGTCATTTCTCATACGGACAGactaacatatatttttattgacgctgatcaagaatatatatattttatgggttCAGAGATGACTCCTACTGcctgatatatatatacatttcctgcaggcacaaagttctATCATTCTACACATTCAAACCTTCTTCAGTATTCTTTTGACAAGCGTCCACAGCTGATGTGATGTATTTATCTCCGTCTGTATCACGCTATAAACACCTAGTCCTCAGAGACTGTATCAGTTGGTTTGTTACATACAAAACTTGGTGACAAAACTCGAGTAGTTGACAGAAAACTTGTTGCTACCGCTCCTCCTGTTATTCAAAtggaaacaaaatataatcaattttaaaatttgtatatacaattaCAATATACTTATACTATAGATATAGTATTgcgaattaataaatattgttatttagtTTCTGTGAAATTAACAGTTTTACTGTTTAAATCGTGTTTTCCAGTTTGAAATCAAAATCGCTAGAGTAATTAAGCATTCTTCTTTTGCAGCCATACCAATCGGCAATTGGACTTCCCCAGATATTGATTATAATGAGCGCTTTACATGGGAAGGTGCCAACGATATGAGTGCCAATTATCGCCTGGCCTTGCAACGGGGATTACCATTTCCGATTCTTACTGTGGCCGAGTACTTCAGTTTGGGACGAGAGGGTTTCTCATGGGGCGGACAATATCGGGCTGCGGGCTACTTTGCTAGCATTATGTTGTGGGCATCGTTGGCGTCGTGGCTGCTGATGAATCTTTTGCTGTTGGCAGTGCCCCGATATGGCGCCTACCTCAAGGCTCTAACAGGTGCCCTGTTGGTATGCACAGCAGTGGGATATCATTGCCTACTGCCTCAGCGGCCGCTGTGCATATTCCTGGAAGGAGGACGCCTGGAGTTTAGGTTTGGCTGGTGTTACTGGCTCGTCCTTATTGCAGGTTAGTGAAAAACTGGGCATCTGTTACTTGACATTTGAAGCTAAATCTTTGTTTGGGTTTCAGGAATCCTATGCTTTATTGCTGGCGTGTTGATCTCAATTATTGACTTGGTCTGGCCACACACTTTCTCCACCGTTTTGGAAGTTTACTATGGCACTCCATATGACCGCCATGTTATCTTAGAGGAGTCAAGCGACGTGCGCTACCGCAAGCCGCGTAATAGTCGTGGGTTGGAGGATCCTCCTGGCCTAGGCTCCCGCATACTGCGACGTCTCAGCTCTAAAGCACGTGATATGCAGGCCACAGCTCCTCGGCGGGGAAGTCCTGCTGGCGTGTCAAGTAATGGCGTCGAAAACAAGGCATTCCAAGGCGATGCACCCAAAAGTCCCTGGCGACATCCTTTCAGACGCGCTCAGCACTTAACACACTCCCAGCAGCCTACGCATCACGCCGCACTGccacaccaacaccaacatcaacaccaataccaacatcatcatcaacaacagctgcaattCGTGGGCGGAGGTCACATTGTTGAGCATCCTATGCATCACATGCAACGCACTTTGTCCCAGGACTCTGGGTCCAGTATTGCTTCGGCTGCAGCACAAATTTCGCCTTTGCATAAACATACTTTGGCGAGAATGTTGCCGTAAGAATGAAATAACCATTTTAACCTTCTGCTCGTTTCAATGACAGTTATATTCATTGCAGTAATCCACCTGTGGAGCGTATTCGTGATATGGATCACTGGTAAAGGCTTTTGCAACTAGAGTCTAAGTCTTAGGCTTCATCGACAAATTCTTgacaatacaaatataaaataaaaaaaaactaatatataGTACTTTAATTGACGAAAACACGCtacaaaacaatttgtgaTAATTtcctaatttaaaaaataaaaacaaaaagtaaaaaatgcaagtaaatcaaaattgtataagCTTTTATCTGacgtatttaaaaaaatttgataaatctAAAgcactaattttaaataaattattttaaatatttaagtcaTAAGAAATTGTAATCGACGCAGCCCGAAAATGAACAgaagcattaaatatttatttgtgataAGATAATTGTAAATCTACGACACAATGTTGTGTAAATCTACCTGCATTTTAGCTGTTATTATCAATTAgatcaatatttcaatttcttgaTAGCTATTCCGGATTTTGaggtaattatttattattcctaCAATGAAATCCATGCCAGTAACAATTAGTTTAGTGAATAAAtgtatgaaaattgtaaatgtgtAATCATGTAAGGCACTGTAAGATCTGAcgatatataaatttaaagaaaaaacaacgacttgaattttaaatatgttttactTTAGTAAAAGTAAAGGAAATAATATTCTTGGCAATTGAACTTTCaagaaattatatgaaattgcCGACcgatttcatttgaaattgttgatGCTAACTTACAAATATGTAGATTATTTAGTGTATTCAcaatatctatgtatatgcaaGTGAATATTGTACAttcatatagtacatatatcgTCGATAATCATATCATGATTACAATACGAAAGTTGACTTAActttaattaagttgaatatatatttaataatatcaaattatttaaaataataattttttaattgtttgacTAAATGATACTTTTaggaaattaaacaaattattccCTCTTTAAGCGCAACTCCATATAAACAAAACCGTCTTgcaaaatttttgcaaattttgaaGCGTATCGATACTGAAATGTAATTGGATATCAAATCAGCAGTTCTGCATGCGAAAAAATGGGCAACTTATTATTCCGCACTCATATCggaaaagagaagagaagcatCTAAATGgatactttaaaaaaataaaaagaaagcgTCAGAATCATTTTCTCGTGGTGAgaaatagaataaattaatattgtggAGTTGAagactaaatattaaatttaaaacacaaaaaaatgttgctaccAGTTTCAATCATATGAGCTTGGGATATTGTCGTCATAAAACTAGGCAACGAAAGTTATTTCAtctgtgtttgtttgccaagATTGCCAAAAACGGTCACTCTAATATTTGTGGAGCTTGcgaaatatattgctttttttttcgcactttcaaaatgttttcgtTAAGTAGAACCTTTGGTTGCATCATTCTATAACCGTCTGTGTGTTAGAGAGAGTCGGTAATAATTCCATTTACAAATTGCTTTGCAgtactttaaaaaattcaaagtgAAAAAATTGAAG
This window of the Drosophila albomicans strain 15112-1751.03 chromosome 2L, ASM965048v2, whole genome shotgun sequence genome carries:
- the LOC117564835 gene encoding dual oxidase maturation factor 1, with translation MKGWFDAFRDDGGPTLYSFSNRTPVTGDVSIVAVSVLFATFYVAFLVIFPGVRKQKFTTFSTVTLSLFVGLVILITRLGSAWHVAHATIIAPYKAFSREKLPARIGTHIGLMHVNVTLTAIPIGNWTSPDIDYNERFTWEGANDMSANYRLALQRGLPFPILTVAEYFSLGREGFSWGGQYRAAGYFASIMLWASLASWLLMNLLLLAVPRYGAYLKALTGALLVCTAVGYHCLLPQRPLCIFLEGGRLEFRFGWCYWLVLIAGILCFIAGVLISIIDLVWPHTFSTVLEVYYGTPYDRHVILEESSDVRYRKPRNSRGLEDPPGLGSRILRRLSSKARDMQATAPRRGSPAGVSSNGVENKAFQGDAPKSPWRHPFRRAQHLTHSQQPTHHAALPHQHQHQHQYQHHHQQQLQFVGGGHIVEHPMHHMQRTLSQDSGSSIASAAAQISPLHKHTLARMLPNPPVERIRDMDHW